The DNA sequence GGTCAAATTGCGAGTTGGTCCGCAGCAGCGACTCGATCTGGAGAATCAGGTGCCCCGGCTTGTCTTGTGGGTAGACCCGGAAGTCGGAGGTGCCCGCGTCGGGGTGCAGCCGCAGCGTGCGGACGCGGAAGCCCAGGGGGTCGATGTGCTCCACGACGACCCGGCCCCGGCGCACCAGCATCATCTGAATCCACAGGCGGGTGCCCACCTCGACGGGCGGGATGGGGCCGTCCAGCCCCCGGAAGTACGCCAGCCATTTCGGCGCGTGGTTAGGCAGGTGCTCGCGCCAGTGCCGGGCGATCTCCTCGGGGGAGCGCTCAGCCCCCTCCAGTTCCACCCAGTAGCGGCGGCGGGTCAGCGGCCCCACGCCGTCTTCGGGGGTGGAGGGGCGCAGGGGATCGGGCGGCCCCTTCAGGGCGTAGGCGGCGGCGGCGAGGGCAGGCAGGGCGAGAATGCGCAGCAGTCGGGACATGGGGAGAGACCTCCAGGTGAGATGGGGGCGGGGCCGGGCAACGCGGGTAGGGTAGCCGCCGTGCTCGCAGCGGGGGTACGGCCGGGGTTCATGCAGCCGAAAGGGAGGCAGGATGGGGGGGACATGACCCCGGACCCCCTCCCCCACCTCGCCCGCGCGGAGGCCGCCGCACACGCCCGGTACGGGGCAGGCGGCGCGGCCCGGCGCTTCGGTCCGCTGGTAGCCGTCCACGCCGGGCCGAAGCTGCCCGTCAACGCCGCCTGGCACGGCGGCGCGGGGGAAGTCACGGCAGCCGACCTCGCCGCCTTCGAAGCCTTCAGCGCCGCGCATGGGCAGCCCGCGACCCTGCACCTGCTGTCGCACGCCGCGCCTGCGCTGCTGCCGCTGCTGAGCAGCCGGGGCTACGCGCTGAAGGCTGTCCTGCACGCCTACACCCATGACCTGACCGACCTCCCGGCGCGTCCCATCCTCACGGTCCGGGAAGAGCCGGACCCCGGCGCCTGGGCCGCCCTCTCCGCGCGGGGCTTCGGGGCGGGAACGGAGGCGATAATGCGCCTCGTCGGCCACGCGCCCGGCACCGTCCGGCTGGTGGCGGAGGTCGGGGGGCAGCCTGCCGGGACCGCCGCCCTGAGCGTGACAGGGGGAGTGGCCGCCCTCTACGGCACCTCCACGCTGCCGGAGTTCCGGGGGCGGGGCGTGCAGACGGCGCTGCTGGCCGCGCGGCTGCACCTCGCCGCCGACCGGGGGCGGGGGGCCAGCCTCGCCAGCGTGTTCGTGACGCCGGGCAGCGGGAGTGAGCGCAACGTGCGGCGGGCGGGGTTCGGGCTGGCGGGGATGCGGCTGACGTTCACGCGGGGGTAACACAGTGCTCCGCCATTGCGCGGAGGCGCGGGCAAAACCGGGCTGCGAGACTGCGGAGATGCAATCCGCCGACCTCGTTCGCCTCGCCCTGCCGCTCCACGGCCTCACCGACTCGCCCTTCACCGTTCTGCGCAGCCTGGGCGATACGGTAGCGCGGGTGGACACGCCCGCTGGCCCCACGGTCCTGCGGGTCTGCGAGCCTGGAACGGCGGAAGCCCGGCTGGCAGAAGTGAGCACCTTTCAAAATGCCGCTGCTGAAGCTGGACTCACTGTTCCCCACCGCGAGGCCGCCCGCGCCCTGGCCCTGCCGGACGGAACGCACCGCTGGACTGTCCGCTCGACCTGGGTGGACGGGGAGGCGCCCCGTCCGGTGACGGCGGAGCTGGCGCGTGCACTGGGGAAGGCGACGGCCCAACTGCACGCCCTGGACTTCCATCCGCCGCAGGACTGGACCGGCCCGGTGTACGGGGCCGCCTGGCTGCGCGGATGGTGGGAGGCCGGGGCCCCGCGTCACCTGAGCGCCGACGACCATGAGCGCTGTGCGCCCGCCGTCGCCCAGGCCGCCATCTTCATGGAGGCACACGCGGCGGAGGCACGGGTCATCCACTCGGACCTGCACTTCGGCAACGTGCTGCTGGCTCCGGATGGGCAGGCCGCCGTGCTCGACTTCGACGGGTGCGCTGTGGCCCATCCCGCCTTCGACCTCGCGTTGACGGAGCGGGAACTGCTCGACTTCCCGGAGGCCGGAACACTTACGGAGGCCTACCGTGCGAGCTACGCGGGGCAGAGCAGGCAGCCCTACCCCTTTGAAGCGGTGGAGCAGTGCCGCGCCGCTACAGGAACCGCCTTTCTGGAGTGGGTGTATGGAAGCAGGAATCCAGAGGTCCGCGCCCAGAAGGAAATGTGGGTGCTCCCGCTCCTGGATGACCTCGCGCTCCTGGGCTGAGGCTCAGGTTCCGGGGTTCGCCGCCCGCACCGCGTCCCGCACCGCCGCACACACCGCCTCCTGCACCAGCGCCCCCAGCAGCAGCGGGTCGGCGGCGGGCCGGGTGCAGGAACTCAGGACGAAGGCGCTGTCCCCGTCCCAGAAGGTGTGGCTGGGGTGAATCACCCGGCCCAGCGCAGCTTGCGCGGCGTCCGCGAGGCGGCGGGCGTCGTTCTTGGTCAGCGTGTGCTCGGTGGCGACCGCGATCAGGGTGGTGCTCTCCACCTCGCCCGGCGTGAAGGCGGCGGCGCCCGGCCCCACGCCCGGCCCCGCCAGCACCCCGCCGCGCTCGTCCAGCACGTCCCCGATGGGATTGACGACCGCCAGCGCGCCTGCGGCCACCCCATGCCGCTCCAGGTACACGCTGCCCAACCCGCCCGGCACGGCCCCCACCCCCAGGTACTTGCCCGCCGTCGTGCCTGTGCCCGCGCCGACGCGCCCGCGCCCGACCGGGGCACTTGACGCCGCCCGCGCCGCGAGTTCGCCCTCGCGCTCGCCGGGGCGGGCGGCCGGGTCGCCCACCCCCAGGTCGTACACCACCGCCGCCGGGACGAGGGGCACCCGCGCCCAGGGGGTCTCGTGGCCCACCCCGCGTTCTTCCAGCACCCGCACCACCCCGCTCGCCGCCGCCAGCCCGAAGGCGCTGCCGCCCGTGAGCAGCAGGGCGTGGACCCGCTCGACTTTCTTGTCGGGCGCGAGCAGCACCCCCTCGCGGGTGCCGGGGCTGGGGCCGAGAAAGGACGCCGAGGCCACCGCGCCCGCGTCCGGGCAGAGGATCACCGTGCAGCCGGTCAGGCCCACGGGGTCGGTCCAGTGGCCCACGCGAAAGCCGGGCACGGCGGTCAGGGTGGCGTTCATGATCCGTCCTCCGCGCCAAAGAGAAGGGGTTGGCCGGTCCGGGCCGCTTCGCGTTCGCCGGTCTTGACGGGTTTGCGTTCCAGGCTCACGTTCAGCGCCCCGGCAGGCACCTGGGGCCGCTTGCCCTCCAGCACCTCCGCCACGGTCAGAAGCTGAATGCGCGGAAAGGACTGCCCGCCGTACACGTACACGCCCGCCTTCGCGGCCTCGTCACGCATTCCCCGGGTCGGTGCGTCCAGCGTCAGAAACACACCCAGCGCCGCTTTCTCGCGTGTCACCGTGCCCACGAGGTCGCGCACCATCGTCGGGTTGAGGTTCTTGCCGCCCTTGACACTCACGATCCCCTTTTCGAGCCGTTCACCCCCCGGCGTGCGGAAATACAGCAGCCCGTCTATCCCGGTGTCGCCGCCCTTTTTCCCCTTTTTGTTCGCGGCGGTCGCCCCATACGGCTGCGCCCCGATCAGCCCCACGATCCAGAACTGGAACTGAAAGGCGTCCTGGGCGAACAGATACCGCGCCGCGTCCTCGTCTCCCGGCGTGCCCTCCACCGTGAAGTCTGCGCCTACTCGCAACCCGAACTCGCTCTCCAGCCGCGAGGTCATCAGCGCCACCGACAGGTGCGTAATGTCAATCCCGCGCCACCCCCGCCCCAGCCGCTGCGCCGCCACCACCGCCGTCCCGCACCCGCAAAAGGGGTCCAGAACAATGTCGCCGGGGTTGGAGGACGCCGCGATGATGCGCTCAAGGAGGGCGACAGGTTTTTGCGTGGGGTAGCCGAGGCGTTCAGCAGCGTGAGAAGAAAGCGGCGGGATGTCATCCCAGAGCGTTTGGATTTTTTCGCCCGGTGCAACGTCCAGATACCGTTTGAGCCTTAAACGGCCATCTTGTTTGGCTGGGAAGTAGAGGAGGCCCTTCCTATCATATTCTTGCATCACGCTCAGACTAACAGCCCATCCATTCGGATGCGGCTTATATGTAACTCCATTGCTAGCCAAATAATCATACCGTAAGTTAGGTCTTACACTTGGATTTCTGAGGTTTTCAGTTGCATAGTATCTACCACTTTCGTCCCGTTTACCAAAGTTTTTCTCGGCATACTCCTTGCTATAAGGTCTATAAATCTGATTCCAGGTAAAGTTCTTGGACTTGGCGTAGTACAGGATAGAATCCGTTACGTCTCCATAACCCCTGCTCACATTCCCATGTGAACTCGTCCGCTTCCAGATAATCTCATTCCTGAAGTTCTTTGCGCCAAAAATCACGTCCAGAATCATCTTCAGGTAGTGGCTGGCGGTGGGGTCGCAGTGGAGGTATAGGCTGCCCGTATCCTTCAGGACCCTGTGCAGTTCGACCAGGCGCTCGGCCATCATCACGAGGTAGGCGCTCAGGTCGTTTTTTCTGAGCGTGCCGACGATCAGGTGGAGCAGTTCGGAGAGGGGACCGTGCGCGGCGGTCAGGCGGATCAGGGCTTCCTCGGCGTCCTGGGTCCATTTCCAGGTGTCCTCGAACGCCAGAATCTGCGCGGCGCTGCCGCCCCCCTTGTGGTCGTGAAAGATGACGTTGTAATCGGCGTTCGAGTTAAAGGGCGGATCGAGGTAGATCAGGTCCACGCTCGCATCCGCAAAATGCTCCCGCAACACGCCGAGGTTGTCGCCGTAAAAGAGCCGGTTGATTGGGGGAGAGGTCATTGAGGGGAAGGGTAGCGCGGCGGCGTTCGGGGTAAGTTGCGATATGGCCGAGACCATCACGTTCGCCTCCGAGGACCGCCTGCTCGCGGGGTATGTCGCCCGGCCCGAGGTCACGGGCAGGCAGGCCCCCGGCGTGCTCGTCATTCACGAGATTTTCGGCCTGACGGACGCCATGCGCGGGGTGGCCGACCGCCTCGCGCGGGCCGGCTACGTGGCGCTCGCCGTGGACCTCTTCGCGGGGCAGAGCCGCGCCGTGTGCATGAGCCGGATGCTGGCCGGGACCTTCCTGCACCCGCTGGAGCACCAGGGCGTGCGCGACACCCGCCGGGCGCTAGAGGCGCTCTCGGGGCTGGACGGGGTGGACCCCTCCAGGCTGGGCGCCGTCGGTTTCTGTCTGGGCGGCTCGCTCGCCGTGGCGATGGCCTGCACCGATGACCGGGTGAGGGCCATCGCGCCCTATTACGGCTTCAACCCGAAGCCGCTGGAGGCCGTGCGGCGCAGTTGCCCGGTGGTCGGCAGCTACCCCGAGAAAGACCCCACGGCCCGGCATGGCCTCGCGCTGGAGGCCGAACTGACGGCGGCGGGCATCCCGAACGACATCCAGGTCTACCCCGGCACCCGCCACTCCTTCGCCACCCCCGGCCCCACCTTCGACCCGCTGGCGAGCGTGGACGCCTGGAACCGGGTGATGGCCTTTTTCGACGACCATGTGTGACGGGAAGTTCGAGGGTGCCGGCGAAGCGTGGAAGCACCGAAGCGGGGCGAACTGGCCAGGCGGCGAAGCGGAGGGGCAGGACCGGACGCCCTCCGATGGCCTGCCTTCCCCCGGCCGCCCGACCCGCTGGCGGCACGACGGGACCCCGGCTCCACCGGGAGAGCCGGGAGCCGGGGGCGGGAGAGGGTGGGGCTCAGCGCAGCAGGCGGTTGCCCTTGTAGGTCAGGGTGTTGAGCGGGCGCCGCGCCGTCTGGGCCGACAGGCCCCTCAGCGTGTCGGTGGCCTGGGCGAAGTAGAGGATGGCGTGGGCCGCCGCGTCGCTCATCTGGTCGAGGGCCGTGACGTTGACGTTGGCGAGGGTGTCGCAGGCCTGGTGGTAGCACGGGTCGTAGGCCACGCCCGCCGCGCCGCCGAACAGCGCGGCCTCCTCCGGCGTCTTGCGGCCCTCGGCGCCCGTAAAGAGACCCCCGGCGGGAATGCCGACCCCGATAAAGGGGCCGTAGTCGGACCGGCCGCTGAACTCGGTGGGGCGCGACGCCAGCCCCTGCGTCTCGAAGTAGTCCACGAAGACCCGCTCGATGGTGTCCGAGCCGGGAGGCCCCGCCTGACTGTCGGAGCCGTCGCCGTCGTAGACGAAGCGGGCGAAGTTGGGCGAGCCGACCATGTCGAAGTTGAGATTCAGCGCGATGTTCGCCTGGGCCTCGGGGCCGAGCTGGGCCACGTAGTACTCGGAACCGAGCAGCCCCTCTTCCTCCGCGCCCCAGAAGGCGAAGCGCACCTGGTTGCGCGGCTGGATGCCGAGCTTGGCCATCTGGAGGGCCGTCTCCAGGATGGCGGCGCTGCCGCTGCCGTTGTCGTTGATGCCGGGGCCTTCCTCCACCGAGTCGAGGTGCGCGCCGACCACCACGACGTGATCAGTCCGGCCCGCCTGCGTGTCGGCGATGACGTTGGTGGTGGTGCGCTGCTGCTCCTCGATCTCGACTTTCAGGTCGGCGGAAGCGCCGTTCAGGGCGCGGCCGACCTCGAAGCTGGCGCCCAGCACCGGGATGGTCACGCCCGAGTCGGCCCCGCCGAGGGTCCCGGCGATCACGCCCGTGCGGCCCGGCTGGCCCTCGTTGAAGACGATGACGGCCGTGGCCCCCGCCGCCTGG is a window from the Deinococcus budaensis genome containing:
- a CDS encoding phosphotransferase enzyme family protein, producing the protein MQSADLVRLALPLHGLTDSPFTVLRSLGDTVARVDTPAGPTVLRVCEPGTAEARLAEVSTFQNAAAEAGLTVPHREAARALALPDGTHRWTVRSTWVDGEAPRPVTAELARALGKATAQLHALDFHPPQDWTGPVYGAAWLRGWWEAGAPRHLSADDHERCAPAVAQAAIFMEAHAAEARVIHSDLHFGNVLLAPDGQAAVLDFDGCAVAHPAFDLALTERELLDFPEAGTLTEAYRASYAGQSRQPYPFEAVEQCRAATGTAFLEWVYGSRNPEVRAQKEMWVLPLLDDLALLG
- a CDS encoding DNA methyltransferase, giving the protein MTSPPINRLFYGDNLGVLREHFADASVDLIYLDPPFNSNADYNVIFHDHKGGGSAAQILAFEDTWKWTQDAEEALIRLTAAHGPLSELLHLIVGTLRKNDLSAYLVMMAERLVELHRVLKDTGSLYLHCDPTASHYLKMILDVIFGAKNFRNEIIWKRTSSHGNVSRGYGDVTDSILYYAKSKNFTWNQIYRPYSKEYAEKNFGKRDESGRYYATENLRNPSVRPNLRYDYLASNGVTYKPHPNGWAVSLSVMQEYDRKGLLYFPAKQDGRLRLKRYLDVAPGEKIQTLWDDIPPLSSHAAERLGYPTQKPVALLERIIAASSNPGDIVLDPFCGCGTAVVAAQRLGRGWRGIDITHLSVALMTSRLESEFGLRVGADFTVEGTPGDEDAARYLFAQDAFQFQFWIVGLIGAQPYGATAANKKGKKGGDTGIDGLLYFRTPGGERLEKGIVSVKGGKNLNPTMVRDLVGTVTREKAALGVFLTLDAPTRGMRDEAAKAGVYVYGGQSFPRIQLLTVAEVLEGKRPQVPAGALNVSLERKPVKTGEREAARTGQPLLFGAEDGS
- a CDS encoding P1 family peptidase; this encodes MNATLTAVPGFRVGHWTDPVGLTGCTVILCPDAGAVASASFLGPSPGTREGVLLAPDKKVERVHALLLTGGSAFGLAAASGVVRVLEERGVGHETPWARVPLVPAAVVYDLGVGDPAARPGEREGELAARAASSAPVGRGRVGAGTGTTAGKYLGVGAVPGGLGSVYLERHGVAAGALAVVNPIGDVLDERGGVLAGPGVGPGAAAFTPGEVESTTLIAVATEHTLTKNDARRLADAAQAALGRVIHPSHTFWDGDSAFVLSSCTRPAADPLLLGALVQEAVCAAVRDAVRAANPGT
- a CDS encoding GNAT family N-acetyltransferase, with the protein product MTPDPLPHLARAEAAAHARYGAGGAARRFGPLVAVHAGPKLPVNAAWHGGAGEVTAADLAAFEAFSAAHGQPATLHLLSHAAPALLPLLSSRGYALKAVLHAYTHDLTDLPARPILTVREEPDPGAWAALSARGFGAGTEAIMRLVGHAPGTVRLVAEVGGQPAGTAALSVTGGVAALYGTSTLPEFRGRGVQTALLAARLHLAADRGRGASLASVFVTPGSGSERNVRRAGFGLAGMRLTFTRG
- a CDS encoding dienelactone hydrolase family protein; the protein is MAETITFASEDRLLAGYVARPEVTGRQAPGVLVIHEIFGLTDAMRGVADRLARAGYVALAVDLFAGQSRAVCMSRMLAGTFLHPLEHQGVRDTRRALEALSGLDGVDPSRLGAVGFCLGGSLAVAMACTDDRVRAIAPYYGFNPKPLEAVRRSCPVVGSYPEKDPTARHGLALEAELTAAGIPNDIQVYPGTRHSFATPGPTFDPLASVDAWNRVMAFFDDHV
- a CDS encoding DUF1990 family protein; translated protein: MSRLLRILALPALAAAAYALKGPPDPLRPSTPEDGVGPLTRRRYWVELEGAERSPEEIARHWREHLPNHAPKWLAYFRGLDGPIPPVEVGTRLWIQMMLVRRGRVVVEHIDPLGFRVRTLRLHPDAGTSDFRVYPQDKPGHLILQIESLLRTNSQFDRLAYIFGAHAGQRRNWELTLSSVAAYAGGALVNRGHESLEMPQLAHSYSLPELPEVPVGVDAGTADHA